In Lacrimispora indolis DSM 755, a genomic segment contains:
- a CDS encoding carbohydrate ABC transporter permease: MARNRKTTIAAIAFILPFISVYTVFTIWPVIQGIYVSFFKWTLSGKQKFVGLQNFRKLLTDQNFIQSLGNTFKFVIITAPVVVVFALILALLANREWRGRRFLRVAYYIPSILSVSVASFMAKYILMPYSGFISDFLHTFHLMNPGTEIQWLQDKVLVWFSVVGMTAWWTVGFSMLIYLAALQEIDAAVMEAASIDGASPWKKLIYITLPLLKPTTLMIGLLQVISCFKIFGQVYMMTGGGPASSTRTIIQYIYETAFEKNNMGYGAAMSYVLFFIIATLSALQLKHSGKGGDK; this comes from the coding sequence GTGGCTCGGAACAGAAAAACAACAATAGCGGCAATTGCATTCATTCTGCCATTTATATCGGTTTACACGGTCTTTACCATCTGGCCGGTAATACAGGGCATTTATGTAAGTTTTTTCAAATGGACGCTCTCGGGAAAACAGAAATTTGTCGGCCTGCAGAATTTCAGGAAGCTTCTGACCGACCAGAATTTTATTCAGTCTCTGGGAAATACGTTCAAATTCGTCATTATTACCGCCCCTGTGGTAGTGGTATTCGCGCTGATTCTGGCGCTTCTGGCCAACAGGGAGTGGAGAGGGCGGCGTTTTTTGCGGGTGGCATATTACATACCGAGTATTCTGTCTGTTTCCGTGGCCTCCTTTATGGCAAAATACATCCTGATGCCCTACAGCGGTTTCATCAGCGATTTTCTGCACACATTCCATCTGATGAATCCGGGTACCGAGATCCAGTGGCTGCAGGACAAAGTGCTGGTGTGGTTTTCCGTCGTCGGAATGACGGCCTGGTGGACCGTGGGATTCAGTATGCTGATCTATTTAGCCGCGCTGCAGGAGATTGACGCTGCGGTCATGGAAGCGGCCTCCATCGACGGGGCATCCCCGTGGAAGAAGTTGATCTACATCACGCTGCCGCTCTTAAAACCGACCACGCTGATGATCGGGCTGCTGCAGGTGATCTCATGCTTTAAGATTTTCGGACAGGTCTATATGATGACGGGGGGCGGCCCTGCGTCCAGCACAAGAACGATCATACAGTATATTTATGAGACGGCATTTGAAAAAAATAATATGGGGTACGGGGCCGCCATGTCGTACGTCCTCTTCTTTATTATTGCGACACTGTCGGCGCTCCAGCTGAAACATTCAGGGAAGGGGGGAGATAAATGA
- a CDS encoding extracellular solute-binding protein, which yields MMNKRMLQIFGIGLFAALTVSGCGTAGGQTASGDKTQEQAAQSVDAAGDSGALTFWSLFTGGDGEFMDDIIAEYNQTSPAQEVKSITMVWDDYYTKLQTSVAADKGPDIGVSHVSRIPELAELGVIDPIDDYIEQLGIKPEDIYIQTELESVTYNGQIYAIPLDMHGEIFCFNSGLVKEAGITLNEAGKLEINSKEEMKAVLDQLKAVVPEGGSTIAFPNQGTQPYRVWYSFYNQLGGAPVLSEDGTQLTWDKDKALEALIYLDSLYKDGYITPGIDDFQGLFESGKAGLLINGTVAVANLERLDSFNWEVQAFPAVFGNGACYVNSHSLILPHNEERSETESLEAVKFMQYAAADGAYIWTGSGNIPANQAILNSDEYEKVPHRSDYKAMAEEGVYLFKSLNYSSIENGIIEVFNKVWLGDLTPEAAIDEAETVLKDNLS from the coding sequence ATGATGAATAAGAGAATGTTGCAAATATTCGGTATTGGTTTATTCGCGGCGCTGACAGTGAGCGGCTGCGGCACAGCCGGTGGTCAGACGGCATCTGGAGATAAGACACAGGAACAGGCTGCCCAGTCCGTAGATGCGGCTGGTGATTCGGGGGCGCTCACCTTCTGGTCGCTGTTTACCGGTGGAGATGGGGAATTTATGGATGACATTATTGCGGAATACAATCAGACTTCCCCGGCACAGGAGGTAAAGTCTATCACAATGGTGTGGGATGACTATTATACGAAGCTCCAGACGTCTGTTGCGGCGGACAAGGGGCCGGATATCGGGGTGTCCCACGTTTCCAGGATTCCGGAGCTGGCTGAACTGGGCGTCATTGATCCGATTGATGATTATATCGAACAGCTGGGAATAAAACCGGAGGACATTTACATACAGACCGAGCTTGAGAGCGTGACCTACAACGGACAGATCTATGCGATTCCTCTCGATATGCACGGCGAGATTTTCTGCTTCAATTCCGGTCTGGTGAAGGAGGCCGGAATCACGCTTAACGAGGCCGGTAAGCTTGAGATCAACAGTAAGGAGGAGATGAAGGCGGTTTTAGACCAGCTGAAGGCGGTTGTGCCGGAGGGCGGGTCGACGATCGCTTTCCCGAATCAGGGGACACAGCCCTACCGAGTATGGTACTCCTTCTACAATCAGCTGGGCGGCGCACCGGTTCTGAGTGAGGACGGAACACAGCTTACCTGGGATAAGGACAAGGCGCTGGAGGCTCTCATCTATCTGGATTCTCTTTATAAGGACGGATACATTACTCCGGGAATTGATGATTTCCAGGGATTGTTCGAATCCGGCAAGGCGGGGCTTCTGATCAACGGCACTGTGGCGGTGGCCAACTTGGAACGCCTCGACAGCTTTAACTGGGAAGTTCAGGCATTTCCTGCGGTCTTTGGAAATGGAGCATGTTATGTAAATTCACACTCTCTGATTCTTCCGCATAACGAAGAGCGGTCCGAGACAGAGTCCCTGGAAGCCGTAAAGTTCATGCAGTACGCGGCTGCCGACGGCGCCTACATCTGGACCGGCTCAGGCAATATTCCGGCCAACCAGGCGATTCTCAACAGCGATGAGTACGAAAAGGTTCCGCACAGGAGCGATTATAAGGCGATGGCGGAGGAGGGCGTCTACCTGTTCAAGTCGTTAAACTATTCATCCATTGAAAATGGAATCATTGAAGTGTTTAACAAGGTGTGGCTGGGAGATTTAACTCCGGAGGCTGCGATCGATGAGGCGGAGACGGTACTCAAAGACAACCTTTCCTGA